One window from the genome of Halofilum ochraceum encodes:
- a CDS encoding ABC transporter substrate-binding protein, giving the protein MSEENNDHGQNKRLDRAVDELQKHGMSRRQALKAIIASGLGVAVSPLVSRVAWGAEGPGGLPLARPGDPVTLPMNGSPIADGLKPESGTFTVFNYADYLYKSILDDFGAKYDVDVQLTTFANMDQCVTKLANNDVEVDVTELTPDRLTQVTAGKLLQPINHSYIPNLEENVWPELHSPFYDRGSRYTVPYAVYTTGIGYRGDKISEDIPNMDNPWSIFWKAQEYTGYTGVINSPRESIGLAMMYRGKYNLNTENPDDIDQALEDLKALVDICNPQVNLTQYQTLAQGKSWLHQSWSGDPLMNVWWYLPEGQTADSIQYWKAPRGMGPIQNDCWAIPKMSQKPVLAHLWMNHILDSKNALSNFVNFTGYQPPINSVTPQKLIDDGTIPKHLSTCISQPEDLGPDSLQYMTLTSEGQRMWQDAYARFVSGA; this is encoded by the coding sequence ATGAGCGAAGAGAACAACGACCACGGTCAGAACAAGAGACTCGACCGCGCAGTCGACGAGTTGCAAAAACACGGGATGTCGCGCCGCCAGGCCCTCAAGGCGATCATCGCCAGTGGTCTGGGCGTCGCGGTGTCCCCGCTCGTCTCGCGCGTCGCCTGGGGCGCTGAAGGGCCCGGGGGTCTGCCGCTGGCACGTCCCGGGGATCCCGTCACACTGCCGATGAACGGCAGTCCGATCGCCGACGGCCTGAAACCCGAGAGCGGCACCTTCACCGTTTTCAACTACGCGGATTATCTGTACAAATCGATTCTCGATGATTTCGGCGCGAAGTATGACGTCGATGTGCAGTTGACGACGTTCGCGAACATGGACCAGTGCGTCACAAAGCTGGCCAACAACGATGTCGAAGTCGACGTGACCGAGCTTACGCCCGACCGCCTGACCCAGGTTACGGCGGGCAAGCTCTTGCAGCCGATCAACCACAGCTACATTCCCAACCTCGAGGAGAACGTCTGGCCGGAGCTGCACAGCCCGTTCTATGACCGGGGCTCGCGGTATACCGTCCCGTACGCGGTGTACACCACCGGCATCGGCTACCGCGGCGACAAGATCAGCGAAGACATCCCGAACATGGATAACCCGTGGTCGATCTTCTGGAAAGCGCAGGAGTACACCGGCTATACCGGCGTTATCAATTCGCCGCGTGAGTCGATCGGTCTGGCCATGATGTATCGGGGCAAATACAACCTGAACACGGAGAATCCGGACGACATCGATCAGGCGCTCGAGGACCTCAAGGCCCTGGTTGATATCTGTAACCCGCAGGTCAATCTGACCCAGTACCAGACCCTCGCGCAGGGCAAGAGCTGGCTGCATCAGTCCTGGTCGGGCGATCCGCTGATGAACGTCTGGTGGTACCTGCCGGAAGGCCAGACGGCCGATTCGATCCAGTACTGGAAGGCGCCGCGGGGTATGGGACCGATCCAGAACGATTGCTGGGCGATCCCGAAAATGAGTCAGAAGCCCGTCTTGGCGCATCTGTGGATGAACCACATCCTGGACTCGAAGAACGCGCTGTCGAACTTCGTCAACTTCACCGGCTATCAGCCGCCGATCAATTCGGTCACGCCGCAGAAGCTGATCGACGACGGCACGATTCCGAAGCACCTCAGCACCTGCATCTCGCAACCGGAGGATCTGGGCCCGGATTCCCTGCAGTACATGACGCTGACCTCGGAAGGCCAGCGGATGTGGCAGGACGCGTACGCCCGTTTCGTTTCCGGGGCCTGA
- a CDS encoding aromatic ring-hydroxylating oxygenase subunit alpha encodes MKGTMSRIHTDASRGYYPVRDEPARSLPAWVYSDPEFLQLEVERVLMPSWQIVCHQNDIPEPGDYRVLDILRESVVVIRDTDHSIKAFHNFCRHRGSRLLYGSGRLKRPAITCPYHGWTYGTDGTLRGVPQEEAFPGLDKSCLSLKPVELDIFLGLVFIRLKDNGGPGLETLWAPYREAMDQYRIPEMEAITEIDETEWPCDWKVAVDNNLECYHIMMGHPGLNRMFGLQPMNMDLQDTGVSSTVSQFKDTYSSVWTERTYQERIGDVATHLSEDRRRAWAFYTMQPNLGLDLYPDSIDFFQILPVGPERCVARYCVYALPDSRPEMRKLRKLNMRISGKVMEEDDALCRRVSDGIHSSAYEPGPLSVYEDTLKQFHDLIRAELPVVDLPQKPHGRPLADINDELVEERAQEMNQSG; translated from the coding sequence ATGAAGGGCACGATGAGCAGGATCCATACCGATGCGAGCCGCGGCTACTATCCGGTACGCGACGAACCGGCGCGCTCGTTGCCGGCCTGGGTGTACTCGGACCCCGAGTTCCTGCAGCTGGAAGTAGAACGCGTGCTCATGCCGTCATGGCAGATCGTATGTCACCAGAACGATATCCCGGAACCGGGCGATTACCGGGTGCTGGACATCCTGCGCGAAAGCGTGGTGGTGATCCGCGACACCGATCACTCGATCAAGGCGTTTCACAACTTCTGCCGGCATCGCGGATCGCGGCTGCTTTACGGCAGCGGGCGGCTCAAACGCCCGGCCATCACCTGTCCGTATCACGGCTGGACGTACGGGACCGACGGTACTCTGCGGGGCGTCCCGCAGGAAGAGGCCTTCCCGGGGCTCGACAAGAGCTGCCTGAGCCTCAAGCCGGTGGAGCTCGATATCTTCCTCGGCCTGGTGTTCATCCGCCTCAAGGACAACGGTGGGCCGGGGCTGGAGACGCTCTGGGCACCCTACAGGGAAGCCATGGACCAGTATCGCATCCCCGAGATGGAGGCGATCACCGAGATCGATGAGACCGAGTGGCCCTGCGACTGGAAGGTCGCGGTCGACAACAATCTCGAGTGCTACCACATCATGATGGGGCACCCGGGCCTGAATCGCATGTTTGGCCTGCAGCCCATGAACATGGATCTGCAGGACACCGGGGTCTCGAGCACCGTCAGTCAATTCAAGGACACCTATTCGTCCGTATGGACGGAGCGCACCTATCAGGAGCGGATCGGTGATGTAGCAACCCATCTGTCCGAGGACCGCCGTCGTGCGTGGGCCTTCTATACGATGCAGCCGAATCTGGGTCTGGACCTATATCCGGACTCGATCGACTTTTTCCAGATCCTTCCGGTGGGACCGGAGCGGTGCGTGGCCCGCTACTGCGTGTATGCACTCCCCGACTCGCGCCCGGAAATGCGGAAACTGCGCAAGCTCAACATGCGGATCAGCGGCAAAGTCATGGAAGAAGACGATGCCCTGTGCCGGCGGGTTTCCGACGGGATCCATTCGTCGGCCTACGAGCCGGGCCCGTTGTCGGTCTATGAGGATACGCTCAAACAGTTCCATGACCTGATCCGTGCCGAGCTTCCGGTCGTGGATCTGCCGCAGAAACCGCATGGCCGGCCGCTGGCCGATATCAACGATGAATTGGTCGAGGAGCGGGCGCAGGAGATGAATCAGTCCGGGTGA
- a CDS encoding aminotransferase translates to MQDETIRSTGQVAVHDGGTGDTDTGALRAGDNQVVHPWEALADYGHNERTVISHSEGIYLYDTEGNRLLDGPGGMWCVNVGHGRREIADAAATQMMDMGYVSPWSLTSGPAARLGERLAKLAPGDLNNVFFTTGGSTAVDSALRFVQFRNNILGRPEKKHIITRMDAYHGSTYLSASVSGKGRDKSWFDYETDTIDFLSSPNPYRRPAGMSVEEFRDEKVAELEQRILDIGPEKVAAFIAEPILASGGVIVPPEGYHRMCAEVCRRHDVLYISDEVVTAFGRLGHMFSSEAVFDVVPDIITIAKGLTSGYVPMGGVLIADHLLEGISGQRSKEAIFSNGFTYSGHPVSCAAAMANIDILEREDLPGHVRSIAPYFQERLAELRDLPIVGDVRGMGLVGCVECEISDDTQDALELDYAIGNRIDAHCQELGLLVRPFVNMCVMSPPLTITREQVDELVDNLRLGIERAMVDLRNEGIWKG, encoded by the coding sequence ATGCAAGACGAGACGATCCGCAGCACCGGACAGGTTGCCGTACACGATGGCGGCACCGGCGATACGGATACGGGCGCGCTCCGTGCCGGTGACAATCAGGTAGTGCATCCGTGGGAAGCGCTGGCCGATTACGGGCATAACGAACGTACCGTCATCTCGCACTCGGAAGGAATCTACCTGTACGACACGGAAGGCAACCGGCTGCTGGATGGCCCCGGCGGGATGTGGTGCGTGAATGTGGGCCACGGACGCCGGGAAATCGCCGATGCGGCGGCAACCCAGATGATGGACATGGGCTATGTCAGCCCGTGGTCGCTGACCAGCGGGCCGGCGGCACGTCTCGGTGAACGTCTGGCGAAACTGGCGCCGGGTGACCTGAACAACGTGTTCTTCACCACCGGCGGCTCGACGGCCGTCGACTCGGCGCTGCGATTCGTGCAGTTCCGCAACAACATTCTCGGTCGTCCGGAGAAGAAGCACATCATCACGCGCATGGACGCGTATCACGGCAGTACGTACCTGTCCGCTTCCGTATCGGGCAAGGGCCGTGACAAGAGCTGGTTCGATTACGAGACCGATACGATCGATTTCCTGTCGTCGCCGAATCCCTATCGACGTCCGGCGGGCATGAGCGTGGAAGAGTTCCGCGATGAGAAGGTAGCGGAGCTGGAGCAGCGGATCCTGGATATCGGCCCCGAGAAGGTCGCCGCGTTCATCGCGGAACCGATTCTCGCCTCCGGCGGCGTGATCGTCCCGCCGGAGGGGTATCACCGCATGTGCGCCGAGGTCTGCCGCCGGCACGATGTCCTGTACATTTCCGATGAAGTGGTGACCGCGTTCGGACGTCTGGGGCATATGTTTTCCAGCGAAGCCGTGTTCGATGTCGTTCCCGACATCATCACGATCGCCAAGGGCCTGACCTCCGGCTACGTCCCCATGGGCGGGGTACTCATCGCCGATCATCTGCTTGAGGGGATCAGTGGTCAGCGCTCGAAAGAGGCGATCTTCTCCAACGGTTTCACCTACTCGGGGCACCCGGTGTCGTGCGCCGCCGCGATGGCCAATATCGACATCCTGGAGCGCGAAGACCTGCCTGGGCACGTGCGTTCGATCGCCCCGTATTTCCAGGAACGGCTGGCCGAGCTCCGGGATTTGCCGATCGTCGGCGATGTTCGTGGCATGGGACTGGTCGGGTGTGTCGAGTGTGAGATCAGCGACGACACCCAGGACGCGCTGGAACTCGATTACGCGATCGGTAATCGCATCGATGCGCATTGCCAGGAACTCGGGCTGCTGGTGCGCCCGTTCGTCAATATGTGCGTGATGTCGCCGCCGTTGACCATCACCCGGGAGCAGGTCGATGAACTGGTCGATAATCTTCGGCTGGGGATCGAGCGGGCGATGGTGGACCTGCGCAACGAGGGCATCTGGAAAGGCTGA
- a CDS encoding methyltransferase domain-containing protein, translated as MASVEDGEAEYTDESISFLETLWGEGYLSPGGPDEVRAVLEGIDLTGKRVLDIGCGSGGITRSLAADYGAAQVVGIDVEAPVLEQARRRAKDDDISDRVDFIQVEPGPLPFADGEFDIVFSKDSMIHIPDKESLFADIMRILVPGGWLVASDWLMAHDDEPSADMKRYLDLEGLSFAMASPRRYRKALEGAGFHDVELRNRNPWYREVARRELAALEGDLYEQAAAAAGREVVDANIQTWRAMSVVLDSGEHCPHHLRGRKPA; from the coding sequence ATGGCATCCGTTGAAGACGGCGAAGCCGAATATACCGACGAGTCGATCAGCTTTCTGGAGACACTCTGGGGCGAGGGCTACCTCTCGCCTGGCGGCCCGGATGAGGTCCGTGCGGTGCTCGAGGGCATCGACCTCACCGGCAAGCGGGTACTCGATATCGGCTGCGGTTCGGGCGGTATCACGCGTTCACTGGCGGCCGATTACGGTGCCGCCCAGGTGGTAGGAATCGATGTGGAAGCGCCGGTGCTGGAGCAGGCCCGGCGTCGGGCGAAGGACGACGATATCTCCGACCGGGTCGATTTCATCCAGGTGGAACCGGGCCCGCTCCCGTTCGCGGACGGGGAGTTCGATATCGTGTTCAGCAAGGACTCGATGATCCATATCCCGGACAAAGAGTCGCTGTTCGCGGACATCATGCGGATACTGGTCCCGGGTGGCTGGCTGGTCGCGAGCGACTGGCTCATGGCGCATGACGATGAGCCGTCCGCCGACATGAAACGCTATCTCGATCTGGAGGGGCTGAGTTTCGCGATGGCCTCTCCAAGACGTTACCGGAAGGCCCTTGAGGGCGCCGGGTTCCACGATGTCGAGTTGCGCAACCGCAACCCGTGGTATCGCGAGGTGGCCCGCCGGGAACTGGCCGCGCTTGAAGGCGACCTGTACGAGCAGGCCGCCGCAGCGGCCGGACGGGAGGTGGTGGACGCCAATATACAGACATGGCGCGCGATGAGCGTCGTGCTGGATAGTGGCGAGCATTGCCCGCATCATCTGCGCGGGCGCAAGCCTGCGTGA
- a CDS encoding thioesterase family protein codes for MSASRTALTCYRTTVRHEWVDYNSHMNDAAFAGVFSEATDALLEWLGLGATSRAEHGYTAFTLETHIRYLAQAYEAQPLAVEVRLVDHDAKRLHVLMTLREAGEGTALATGEIMLMGIDTTTERPAPFPDAVAERVDELNRAHGYEEWPADAGRTIGIRRG; via the coding sequence ATGAGCGCATCACGGACCGCCCTCACCTGCTACCGGACGACCGTCCGGCACGAATGGGTCGACTACAACAGTCACATGAACGATGCGGCCTTTGCCGGCGTCTTCAGCGAGGCGACCGATGCGCTGCTGGAGTGGCTGGGGCTCGGTGCGACATCGCGTGCGGAACACGGCTACACGGCGTTCACGCTCGAGACCCATATCCGTTACCTTGCCCAGGCGTACGAGGCGCAGCCGCTGGCCGTTGAAGTCCGTCTGGTTGATCACGACGCCAAGCGGCTGCACGTGTTGATGACGCTGCGCGAGGCGGGTGAGGGCACGGCCCTGGCCACCGGCGAGATTATGCTGATGGGAATCGACACGACGACAGAGCGCCCTGCTCCATTCCCTGACGCCGTCGCCGAAAGGGTCGATGAACTGAACCGGGCGCACGGCTATGAAGAATGGCCGGCGGACGCGGGGCGGACCATCGGTATCCGCCGCGGGTGA
- a CDS encoding L-carnitine dehydrogenase → MSATETTPVTRVAIVGAGVIGNGWAARCLARGLDVVVTDPDPAAEKRLQAAVDTAWPTLEKRGLAEGADRNRIRFTTDLEDAVAGAGLIQENAPEREDVKRAVLAQIDAAADPDAIIASSTSGLLPTTLQADCENPGRVMVAHPFNPVYLLPLVELVGGERTDPEAVERAAAFYRSIDMRPLIVRREIEGHVADRLMEALWREALHLVNDGVATTEEIDAAVVYGAGLRWSLMGTFLTFHLAGGEGGMRHMLHQFGPALKLPWTKLEAPELTDELIDRVADGCEHQAAGRSVQELEARRDEFLSRLIDLVSEYWPEAEGIEGRI, encoded by the coding sequence ATGAGCGCTACGGAAACCACGCCGGTCACGCGCGTCGCGATCGTCGGCGCCGGCGTCATCGGTAACGGCTGGGCGGCACGCTGTCTGGCCCGCGGACTCGACGTCGTGGTTACCGATCCGGACCCCGCGGCGGAGAAACGCCTGCAGGCAGCGGTGGACACGGCCTGGCCGACGCTCGAAAAACGCGGTCTGGCGGAAGGTGCGGACCGCAATCGCATTCGCTTCACGACCGACCTCGAGGACGCCGTCGCCGGCGCCGGCCTGATTCAGGAGAACGCCCCCGAGCGCGAGGACGTGAAGCGCGCGGTGCTCGCGCAGATCGACGCCGCCGCGGATCCGGATGCGATCATCGCCTCGAGCACCTCCGGTCTGCTGCCCACGACGCTGCAGGCGGACTGCGAGAACCCGGGCCGCGTGATGGTGGCGCACCCGTTCAACCCGGTCTATCTGCTGCCACTGGTCGAACTGGTCGGTGGCGAGCGGACGGATCCCGAGGCGGTCGAACGGGCGGCGGCATTCTACCGCTCGATCGACATGCGTCCCCTGATCGTCCGCCGCGAGATCGAGGGACACGTGGCCGATCGTCTTATGGAAGCCCTGTGGCGCGAAGCGCTGCACCTCGTCAACGACGGGGTAGCGACCACGGAAGAGATCGACGCGGCCGTCGTCTACGGCGCCGGCCTGCGCTGGTCGCTGATGGGTACGTTCCTGACCTTCCACCTTGCCGGCGGCGAAGGCGGCATGCGGCACATGCTCCATCAGTTCGGGCCGGCGCTGAAGCTGCCGTGGACGAAACTGGAAGCGCCGGAACTCACCGACGAACTGATCGACCGCGTGGCCGACGGCTGCGAACACCAGGCGGCGGGTCGCTCGGTGCAGGAGCTGGAGGCCCGGCGGGACGAGTTCCTGTCACGCCTCATCGATCTGGTGAGCGAGTACTGGCCGGAGGCCGAGGGCATCGAGGGGCGGATCTGA
- a CDS encoding 3-keto-5-aminohexanoate cleavage protein: protein MNRNVIISCAVTGAGDTVGKHPSIPVTPEQIADACIEAASAGAAIAHIHVRDPETGAPSHDRALYREVVERVRAADTDVVLNITAGGGGDWFPGEEDPAVAGPGTSLQTPAERHAPIGELLPEICTLDCGSYNFADNVYVSTAPMLREQAELIQKSGVKPEIECFELGHIRLARQLIADGLIDDDPLFQLCLGIPWAAEADTESMVAMRNKLPANANWAAFGVGRMQMPMAAQSVLLGGNVRVGLEDNIYLDKGVFASNGQLVERAANITEQLGSRVVTPAEARDMLGLRKPGSN, encoded by the coding sequence ATGAACCGCAACGTCATTATCAGCTGTGCCGTAACCGGCGCGGGCGATACCGTCGGCAAACACCCGTCCATTCCGGTCACGCCCGAGCAGATCGCGGACGCGTGCATCGAAGCGGCTAGCGCCGGCGCCGCCATCGCCCACATCCACGTGCGGGACCCGGAAACCGGCGCGCCGAGTCACGATCGCGCGCTGTATCGAGAAGTCGTGGAGCGCGTACGCGCCGCCGACACCGATGTGGTGCTCAACATCACTGCAGGGGGTGGCGGCGACTGGTTCCCCGGTGAAGAGGATCCGGCCGTTGCCGGTCCCGGTACGAGCCTGCAGACACCCGCCGAGCGCCATGCCCCGATCGGCGAGCTGCTGCCGGAGATCTGTACGCTCGACTGCGGCAGCTACAACTTCGCCGACAACGTCTACGTCAGCACGGCCCCCATGCTGCGCGAACAGGCCGAGCTGATCCAGAAGAGCGGTGTCAAACCGGAGATCGAGTGTTTCGAACTCGGTCATATCCGCCTGGCGCGGCAACTGATCGCCGACGGTCTGATCGACGACGACCCCCTCTTCCAGCTCTGCCTCGGCATCCCCTGGGCCGCGGAGGCGGACACGGAAAGTATGGTCGCCATGCGCAACAAACTGCCGGCGAACGCCAACTGGGCCGCATTCGGTGTCGGCCGCATGCAGATGCCGATGGCGGCGCAATCGGTGCTGCTGGGTGGCAACGTCCGGGTCGGCCTCGAGGACAACATCTATCTCGACAAGGGCGTATTCGCAAGCAACGGCCAGCTGGTCGAGCGTGCGGCCAACATCACCGAACAGCTCGGCAGCCGCGTGGTCACCCCCGCGGAAGCCCGCGACATGCTGGGCCTGCGCAAGCCGGGGAGCAACTGA
- a CDS encoding acetyl-CoA C-acyltransferase produces MAQREIVLCAPVRTAIGTYGGSLGGVAATELGATVIRATLARSGLAPERVDGVIAGQVLQAGAKMNPARQAAINGGLGIDVPAQTVNRVCGSGAQAVVSAAQAIRAGDADCMIAGGMENMDRAPYLDMSGRWGHRMGPVQMLDCMLTDGLNDAFSDQHSGWHTEDLATEYGIDRAAQDAWAARSQQRFTAAQTRGDFAGEIEPVEIKKRRETVEFAIDEHNRGDTTAEGLGKLRPAFRKDGTITAGNAPGLNSGAAAMVVAEREHAREVGLQPMARLAGYGIAAVEPGMFGIGPVPAVRRALAHAGWETGDVDRVEINEAFAAIAVACQRELGLPEEIVNVDGGAIAHGHPIGATGAVLTTRLLHSMARDGLRRGIVTLCIGGGQGIALALEMDPAFGS; encoded by the coding sequence TTGGCTCAACGCGAAATCGTACTCTGTGCACCGGTCCGAACCGCTATCGGCACGTATGGCGGTTCCCTGGGCGGCGTGGCCGCAACCGAGCTCGGGGCGACCGTGATCCGCGCGACGCTCGCACGCAGTGGCCTTGCCCCGGAACGCGTGGATGGCGTCATCGCGGGCCAGGTCCTGCAGGCCGGCGCGAAGATGAATCCGGCCCGCCAGGCGGCGATCAACGGCGGACTCGGGATCGATGTGCCGGCGCAGACGGTCAACCGCGTCTGCGGTTCCGGCGCTCAGGCGGTCGTCTCGGCGGCGCAGGCGATCCGGGCCGGCGATGCGGACTGCATGATCGCCGGCGGCATGGAGAATATGGACCGCGCGCCGTATCTGGACATGAGCGGCCGCTGGGGGCATCGGATGGGGCCCGTGCAGATGCTCGACTGCATGCTGACGGATGGCCTCAACGACGCGTTTTCCGATCAGCACTCCGGCTGGCATACCGAGGACCTGGCGACGGAATACGGTATCGACCGGGCTGCGCAGGACGCCTGGGCCGCGCGCTCGCAGCAACGTTTCACGGCGGCCCAGACGCGCGGCGATTTCGCGGGCGAGATCGAGCCGGTCGAGATCAAAAAACGGCGCGAGACGGTCGAGTTCGCCATCGACGAACACAACCGTGGCGATACGACGGCCGAGGGGCTCGGCAAGCTGCGACCGGCATTCCGCAAGGACGGCACGATCACCGCCGGCAACGCGCCGGGCCTGAACAGTGGCGCCGCGGCGATGGTCGTTGCTGAGCGCGAGCACGCGCGCGAGGTCGGCCTGCAGCCGATGGCGCGGCTCGCGGGGTACGGTATCGCCGCGGTGGAGCCGGGTATGTTCGGCATCGGGCCGGTGCCGGCAGTACGCCGGGCGCTGGCCCACGCCGGCTGGGAAACCGGCGACGTGGATCGGGTCGAAATCAATGAGGCGTTCGCGGCGATCGCGGTCGCCTGCCAGCGGGAACTCGGGTTGCCCGAGGAGATCGTCAACGTCGATGGCGGTGCGATCGCTCACGGGCATCCGATCGGCGCGACCGGTGCGGTGCTGACCACGCGCCTGCTGCACTCCATGGCACGCGATGGGCTGCGCCGGGGTATCGTCACGCTGTGCATCGGCGGCGGGCAGGGGATCGCGCTCGCGCTGGAGATGGATCCGGCATTCGGATCCTGA
- a CDS encoding SHOCT domain-containing protein — MGRIFCTGFGFAVSLPAVADATADGSWGHHGMMWNGGGMGWFMGPIMMLLFLAAAVAIVVLIVRALGGHGPAQGAQSTDGSSALRILEERFARGEIDEEEFRNRKNALERH; from the coding sequence TTGGGCCGGATCTTTTGCACGGGATTCGGGTTCGCGGTCAGCCTGCCGGCGGTCGCGGACGCGACGGCTGACGGCTCCTGGGGGCATCACGGTATGATGTGGAATGGCGGCGGCATGGGCTGGTTCATGGGACCGATCATGATGCTGCTGTTCCTGGCGGCCGCGGTGGCCATCGTCGTGCTCATCGTGCGCGCGCTCGGTGGACATGGTCCCGCGCAGGGGGCCCAGTCAACCGATGGATCGTCCGCGCTGCGGATCCTCGAGGAGCGATTCGCGCGCGGCGAGATCGACGAAGAAGAGTTCCGCAACCGCAAAAACGCCCTCGAACGGCACTGA
- the betA gene encoding choline dehydrogenase — MSEYDFDQSFDYVIVGAGSAGCVLADRLSADGENQVLVLEFGGKDNSIYIQMPTAFSIPLNKPRFDWEMHTEVEPGLNNRSIHQARGKVIGGSSSINGMAYVRGSAGDFEEWAELGAEGWNYRDVLPYFRRAEDCIYGEDDYRSTGGPVGVCNGNNMQNPLYRAFIKAGEQAGYGRTDDYNGARQEGFCRMDMSVRNGVRASTANAYLKPALNRNNLHLEMHALTQRVIMDGKKAIGVEYRQNGRTIRVRARREVLVCASAFNSPKLLMLSGIGPAEHLREHGIDVVHDLPGVGENLQDHLEVWVQQRCTQKITLNGWLNPLAQAWIGARWLLFKSGLGGTNHFESNGYIRSRAGLKYPDVQYHFLAGAIAYDGSSAVKGHGFQVHLGHNKPKSRGWVRLRSADPAAPPRMFFNYLAEEEDRRAYRDAVRFTREIFAQQAFDEFRGAEVAPGDDVQSDDELDNWVADSAETAYHPCGTCRMGKDDMSVVDPECRVHGIENLRVVDSSIMPTVTNGNINAPTIMIGEKAADHILGHGLLEPSTAPVYAADGWQERQREGEPERTL, encoded by the coding sequence ATGAGCGAGTACGATTTTGACCAGTCATTCGACTACGTCATCGTCGGTGCGGGATCAGCGGGCTGCGTACTCGCCGATCGCCTCAGTGCTGACGGCGAGAATCAGGTCCTCGTGCTCGAATTCGGTGGCAAGGACAACTCCATCTACATCCAGATGCCGACGGCGTTCTCGATCCCGCTGAATAAGCCGCGCTTCGACTGGGAGATGCACACGGAAGTCGAACCGGGCCTCAACAACCGCTCTATCCATCAAGCGCGCGGCAAAGTGATCGGCGGTTCCTCATCGATCAACGGCATGGCCTACGTGCGCGGCTCGGCGGGCGATTTCGAAGAGTGGGCCGAGCTCGGTGCGGAGGGCTGGAACTACCGGGACGTGCTGCCGTACTTCCGGCGTGCCGAGGACTGCATCTACGGCGAGGACGACTACCGGAGCACCGGCGGCCCGGTCGGCGTCTGCAATGGCAACAATATGCAGAACCCGCTCTACCGCGCCTTCATCAAGGCCGGGGAGCAGGCGGGCTATGGTCGCACGGATGACTACAACGGCGCCCGCCAGGAAGGCTTCTGCCGCATGGACATGAGCGTGCGCAACGGCGTCCGCGCATCCACCGCGAACGCGTACCTCAAACCGGCGCTCAATCGGAACAATCTCCATCTCGAGATGCACGCGCTCACACAGCGCGTGATCATGGACGGCAAGAAGGCGATCGGCGTCGAGTATCGCCAGAACGGGCGCACGATCCGCGTGCGGGCACGGCGCGAGGTGCTTGTCTGTGCCAGCGCTTTCAATTCTCCGAAACTGCTGATGCTCTCCGGAATCGGCCCGGCCGAGCACCTGCGCGAGCACGGCATCGACGTCGTCCATGACCTGCCCGGTGTCGGCGAGAACCTGCAGGACCATCTCGAGGTCTGGGTCCAGCAGCGCTGCACGCAGAAGATCACGCTCAACGGCTGGCTCAACCCGCTCGCCCAGGCCTGGATCGGCGCGCGCTGGCTGCTGTTCAAGTCCGGACTGGGTGGGACCAATCACTTCGAGTCGAACGGGTACATCCGCAGCCGTGCCGGCCTCAAGTATCCGGACGTGCAATATCACTTCCTCGCCGGCGCGATCGCCTACGACGGCTCGAGCGCGGTGAAGGGCCACGGCTTCCAGGTCCATCTGGGCCACAACAAGCCGAAGAGCCGTGGCTGGGTCCGCCTGCGATCGGCCGATCCGGCGGCGCCGCCGCGCATGTTCTTCAATTACCTCGCCGAGGAGGAAGACCGGCGCGCGTACCGGGACGCCGTGCGGTTCACGCGCGAGATCTTTGCCCAGCAGGCGTTCGACGAGTTCCGGGGCGCTGAAGTCGCGCCGGGCGACGACGTCCAGAGCGACGACGAACTGGACAACTGGGTGGCCGATTCGGCTGAGACCGCCTACCACCCCTGCGGGACCTGCCGCATGGGCAAGGATGACATGTCCGTCGTGGACCCCGAATGCCGTGTGCACGGCATCGAGAATCTGCGCGTCGTCGACTCGTCGATCATGCCGACCGTCACCAATGGCAACATCAACGCCCCGACGATCATGATCGGCGAGAAGGCCGCCGACCACATTCTGGGGCATGGATTGCTGGAGCCATCGACCGCGCCGGTCTATGCGGCCGACGGTTGGCAGGAGCGTCAACGGGAAGGGGAGCCCGAGCGCACGCTGTGA
- a CDS encoding DUF6746 family protein, whose product MRKASLQSIMITAAGFLLSAPLPASDVDHYEGKKAETLEEAVTNLREYNGRLETVLEKEELSAEDHAQVHRLSYTLENALQRIEKELPGIAADLESVHLASERQESETVRMDGENYLKQVDTLID is encoded by the coding sequence ATGCGTAAAGCGTCCCTGCAATCAATCATGATCACAGCGGCCGGCTTCCTGCTGAGCGCGCCATTGCCGGCTTCGGACGTGGATCATTATGAGGGTAAGAAAGCCGAGACGCTCGAAGAGGCGGTCACCAATCTGCGCGAGTACAACGGGCGCCTCGAGACCGTGCTCGAAAAGGAGGAACTGAGCGCCGAGGACCATGCGCAAGTGCATCGACTCTCCTACACGCTGGAAAACGCACTCCAGCGTATCGAGAAAGAACTGCCTGGTATCGCCGCGGACCTCGAGAGTGTGCACCTCGCTTCCGAGCGCCAGGAGTCCGAAACCGTGCGCATGGACGGGGAGAACTACCTCAAGCAGGTCGATACCCTGATCGATTGA